ggaggagagaGACATACAAAATTAGATCGGGGCTCTTGAGGATTGGACTTGGCATCCCTGATTGACATTGTGTAGTTTGCTCGAATAGAGTGAAATACTTAactaattcactcccaaagacgttttcaaacgtcttttcagacgggGTCAAAAATTAGCTggtattgaaattaaaatactaAACTGCACTGTCCATGCAGTGAGTTTACTTCTTTGTCGGACAATGACAAAAgacaagtacagtatttttgtttaaaaaaaaaaaaaaaacaactttattcaTGCAGGTCAGATTACAAAGCGTGTTTCCTACTCATGAAACATCGGCTAAATGAAAATTGTTGACTAAACCAATctagttgtttaaaagtgagaaCAAGCAATCAATCTCATTTACAATTGTCTCCAacacaaaggagaaaaaaaaagtgtcatgtaTCTTCAAACACTGAGGTCCCCCAAATTTTTGGGACCTCCACTACAaacagtatgaaaaaaatacaaatacttgaAATGGTTTCAACTCACAGCAGATGTGCTCCCCCCTGGACTTACCTGATTTTGGAGCTTTTTGGCTTGTCCGTGCCCTCCCCCACACCAAGAGGTCGTTGACTGGGCTGCGGTGCGGGTCGAGCTACAAACGGAGGCGAGGCCTTTGctcagttttgttgttgtttttccgaacaacactgctcatttgacatttttacgaGGACATGGTCGAGATTATCACTTTTTTTAAGGGGCACCGTTGGTGTTTTTTCCGCTGGGTTTATTTTACAAGACGGCACAAATCATTAGCAGACAGCGTATGTTGGTACAGGAGCGCTCCGAGCAACGGTTTAAACACGTTCAGTTACACACGTTTCAGTGCTCACGTCaactggtttgtttttgttgagagcAAAGTGCGTCTCCGCATTTAATACCAAGGCGCGTCGACATTTACACTCACAGGTTTGACTAGGACCTGCCATCTAAAAAGTTCCAAATTAgaagcctatttttttttttaaaacgctttTGGCTGCAAAGACTACAGCTTCTAcatcacaatgaaaaaaacaaggagGGATTTATGTAAAAACTGgaccaaaaacaagaaaacaaaagacgAAGACGCCGGCATATCAGTTCCTTTGCATTGCAGGGGAACATTAACGCGCTCCGCCGAAGACAGGAAGTGGATAGCGTCACAAACATCCGATGGTGGCGAGAAGCGACGAAGACGAAACGACGATCCTGGAAAAGAGCAAATAAGAGTGAAGGGTGTTGGCACACAGCCCGAGACGCCGTGTGCTTTTGGTGTGGCTCGGCACTTTCGAACCGGAATCGCGTTGGACTCGCCGTGGCTTTAAACCGGACGGATGGAGAAGAGTAGCTCAGTCCAaaagtttagtttagtttacaCCCTCCACATGCGGCTCTCTTTGCAAGCTCTACGTTGTGCGGGGACCGAGAACAGGTTTACATTTCGGCTTTTACATTCCCGACTATTCTCACCTTAACTTCAAATGCTGGGGCCTCGCTTAATAAGCGTAGCGtgcaggcggcggcggtggcggaggCGGCAGTCGCGGTGCATAGGGGTCCCTGGGCCGAGGAATTCCGTACGGTGGGACCCGGGAAATGGGAGCGATACGTGAGCGCTCGTAGGCATAGCCGTTACCGGCAGGAGGAACGGGCGCGTTTGGCGCTCTGCGGTGGGGACTGCGATCTCGGCCGTAAAACGCCGAcggaggaggtgggggaggcggcggcgggcgaCCCTCGTACGGGTCGAGCGGATTCATGAGACGGTCTCGCGTAAcgccgggaggggggggaggcggcggaggcggtGGCGGCGGACCACCCGGACCCATGCCGTAAGGACGGGCTCTGTACTTTTCGTAGTAATCGACCACACCGTAACCACCCCGAGCGCCCTCATAAGGACGCTCGGGGTACATAGCTCGCctgggaggagggggtggcAAAGGCGGGGCGGGGTAACCGGGGCCCATAGGGCGACCTCTCATGAAGCCTGGTGGGGGGGGCTCGGGCCTGTTTCCTGGGAAAGGTGGAGGCCAAAAGCCACCACCGTCTGGGGGAGGAGGGTACTCCTCCTGCTCTTCACGGGGGCGACTTTTCGAAATCTGCACGTGGATCCGTTTACCTGGATgcaacagggggaaaaaagcttaAACTCAGATAACGATCAGTGTGACACAGGCACGCCATGTCGAGCTCTTACCGTTAAATTCTGTATTGTCAATTCCCTGGATGGCATCCATGGCCTCATCAGAATTTGGCATGTGCACAAAAGCAAAATTTTTAATAATGGCACACTCCGTGACCTTGCCGTACTCTTCGAACAATGCACGGAGTTCTTCATCCATTCCCCTTTCCACGTTGGCCACATGCAACTTAACCGCGCCATAGTTCTTCCCGTGGCTGGCCTCCACGTTAATTGGCGAGCCGTGGAGCTTGTGGAGGTGCAGGGCCTTGATGGCTTTCGTAGCGTCCTTGCGATCTTCCATGTGGACGAACGCGAAGTTTTTGACGATCGAACATTCCGTGACTGTGCCGTGCTCCGTGAAGAGTGCCTGGATTTCCTCCTCGGTTGCCTCTTGGGGCAGATTCCCGACAAATATCTTCACCATGTTAAACGATCTGTTTCAAAGTGTAAAACAAATGGGAAAAAAGTATCGTGCTATATGTGGGGCTTATGTATGCGTGGGCATCATGAACATTTTGAGAGGCGGTGGATCATCTTCGATGAATGGAGGCGGTAAATGGCCCCTTTGTCTccgcaaaatggctgccattcaTTCAACCCGGGGCAAATGTTTACATCAATATCCAAACTTTGTGTCATGCGAATTTGCTGGCATTCTTATTGTGTTTTTTCATCAATAGCGCAACTTGTCATTCAAAGATAGGCTTTTAAATAGTTTCATTTTTCAGAAATATTAAGCCACTCTCCCTCTAACCGAATGCGTTAGCCTCGGCTAGCGTGCGAATAGCATAACGTCTTTGAAAGAAGCAAAGCATGTTCAAACGACCAGAACACAAACGAAAAGCTGTAAAAACCCTTTTCTGGAAAAACTAcataaaagcatttcaaatatgTTTAAGATTTCAGAGTTGTCGCCTACCTTTGGTTACCAGCAGCAACCGGCGGCCCTCACTAATAAATAACCCCACTTCCGCTCCTTCCTGAACCTGAGTCTTTACACACTGCCCTCTATTGTTCGGAGGATGGAAATGGGTTCATCAACGTAACGGTGTAGCAACTACAGTAACATGATTACGTAATCAACATTTCAGTCTTCAGCAACCGGGTGTGGTTTGCCTTAGTACTGTTATGCGTATTTTAAATTGAACTCCGTGATGTAACTCATAGAAAAGTGTAGGTAAGACTTGTCGTTGGACTCATGTGTAACTGTTACTTCCTTTGACCACTTTGCGTGATCGCGAATTTTCCATCCGTTGGCCTGGTTTCAGAGGCGCATTAATATTGTCTATTCGAAACACTATGTGCGAGGGAAAAGTTAGTTTTGTGTTCCATGTAACAGAAACATCAAACACTGTTCCAATGCAATAAAAAATACCCTCTAATATTGTATATTCTAAACCACTATGTGGGAGGGAAAAGTTTAAGTTTTGTATTCCGTGTAACAGAAACGTCAAACACATTTCCAAtgcaaaatacccactagtatTGTATACATTATTCTAAACCACTATGTGCGAGGAAAAAGTTAACGTTTTGTGGTCCGTGTAACAGAAACGTCAAACACTGTtgcattgcaataaaaaaagacccactCAAACAGCTTTTTCAATTCTATATTCTGAATACAAAGATGGTTGAAGTTCACCTCAGTACTGTAATCCTTTTCTGCGGTGCTATTGTagaactttttttcccaaattgcACTTCAACGCACCACATCATCCTTCAAACCCCTCCCCTGTCTCACGGGGTTGCGACATTAGGAGGAACTCTTATTTCCCCTAGAAAAGAAAGCGTTGTgcaacagtttttttctctACTTATTCTCGACGTAGAAAACGCGCTAACAGGTGCGAACCTAAGGTAAGACCAAGACATTTCCAGCGTTCAAATGCTTCTTAGCTCTCATCATACGTCATCTCTTTCCTCAGATTTCCTCACAATGAGTGTGTCCCAGACaatggagacagaagaggaccTCCTGACATGCCTCCGCATTAAGTTCTACCACCCACAGCAGCAACGCAAAGGTCTTTACAGTCTGCTTCCACTGGGAAACAGAAGCAAACATTTGGCAGATGAGTTTGTCCGCTTGGGGCGGGATGCCCAGTCTTGCACCTTTGCCTTGGCTGACGCCCGGGTCTCTCGCAAACAATTGGCCCTGCAAGCTTACCGCACAGCCGATAGCCCAGACTTGCTGTTCAGCCTCCAGAATCTGTCTCAGACAGTCAAAGTGTCCGTGAACGGCACAGGCCTGGACTTTTTGGAAAGGGCGGATCTCCCGAGCAAGGCCCTGGTCCGTTTCGCCGAGTACGAGATTTTGATTATCAGGGAGGCCGGTGAGGCCAAGCAGAGTTTCGAGGTGGAGCTGGAAGTGCTTTCCGTTCCTCCTTCCAGAGAGACTGGCACAATGCCCAGTACCTCGCCCATCATGGACACGGGCGGATCTTTGATATCCCACCAAGAAGTTCACGTCCCATTGGAGACAGATGAGACACTCATGTTCAGCTGACTGAACAATTCACCATCTTTTGGGACATCTGATacgctgtcgtttttttttaaagcatctaTGCAGTAGTTTTATACTAACCGGGGTGGATGTTATGTACTAGCAGTgctcaaaattttaaaaaaatgttattttaacctTATACTCATGCCAACACTCATTTAAAGCACTGAAGTGGCAATTTGTGACAGTTACCATTGACATTTTTCTGCCatttcaccgccccccccccaaaaaaaataatcattcaccATTATTGAATGTGAGCACATCTTTATCTACACAGAGGACAAAGAGcagtcataaaaaaacaacatatcaaATCTTAAAAAGTGAACATTGTCCATCAACCTCCAAACGGtgcaataaaatattgaagTGTTTAATTTGAAAGATGCAAGATCATTCCGGGTGATGACTTCATATTCATTTCTCCCAGAAGGCGAGGCACAAAAACTGTTGCCTATCAAAAAAAGGGGTACCCCAAAAAGTTCTCAAGTGCATATTCCATCATAAAAAAGGGCACATCACTGTGGCATAGTCTATGTCTAAACTTGAAATGTTTCGCGTTGGCATCCCTGAGTAGCGAATGTCTCGCATGACCAAAAATTCTCTCTCCGGAAAGCTTCAATTGCGAGGTCATCGGATCCCCAGGTTTCCTTCAGTGCACGTCTCTCAAAACCCCGCAGACCCCGAATTGAGTCCCAGCAGTAGGCAGGCCTGCAGACAAAATGGGAAAGCTCATTTACTAACAGCCAACACCACCATGAAATTTAGAAAACCATCTGAGCTAAGACGAAACTCAAAGTGATCGCTCTCCCTACCATGAACTCGACGTCCCCGGGCGAGTCTAACAACCTAAAAAGAGCAAAGACTGAGAACACCAAGACATAAATCCATAGAGGGTTTCATCTATTACAGATCAAATCACCGCAACAGCTGACCGGCTATGAACTGAGTGAGCATTTAATGAGTAGGTGCCGAAAGATCATGAATGAGCCTCGTCTAATCGCATGCTTATTTTATTAGGCGCCAAAGCAGGGAGTTTGGTCGCGTGTGCGACCAGAATTGAgttgaaacaaaacaagtcaTTTCTCAGCAGTGGGGCTGACCACACCTACCCGCTGTCGAGCTTCAAACCGGTCGGAGAGGACTCAAAGCGAAAGCATCTCCACGCCGTGATTATGATCTCTGCCTGCGACGGACGGGCAATGACTTGACAGCTAAAACTCgtcacgttttttttcatctttttattaAAAAGCCTTCAAACGagaggggggaggaaaaaaaaggcaagctaACTAGAACCATACACAACGTTGCGATATCAACGAGGGAAAACAGATAACATACGCAGAAGAGCATCAAGAGAAAACTAAAATTTTGATTTGACATGCGTACAGGTCGGACAAGTAATCCACTATTTTATAAAACGACACAAGTGTAGATGTGTATAGAGAAACACTCCgacgctttttttgggggggttttgtaACTTCTCGGGAAACCAAACTCAAGTCTACACAAAAGCTACTTTTTTACAAAAGATTGAACATCCCATCATAACTGATGGTTGCGATGGCGTTATTCTACGGCCTTGTGAATTGAAAAAGATCGAAAAGCAGTGTAGTAATGCGTCACACCGAACTAAGCACTGTAACTCAAAAAGTAAGAATTTGAAGAGTAACACAGAGGAACAGAAAAGGCATTGACAACTCAGATATATACGTAAATGCAACAAGGAATCgcatgggtttttttgtttttgttttttttataagaaCGTCGCTGTCCGCAATAGAGTATCTTCCAGTAAGTCTCCGGCGAACGCAACGCAATCCACCATAGACGTGCGGGAGCGGGGGGAGCGTATAGCACCATGCGCATCAGCAGACGGCGTTCTTGACATATTCTAAAcctggagagagagagcataCCACACGTCAAGGAAGGGGTTTTACTCAAGATACACGCAAGACTGCGATTTTCtttcgtgctttttttttttaaatcacagcatACCGTTTTACGCTCGCTAACACTGAATGGATGTTTCGATTAGATCTGAGCGAATTTTTAACGGGTGATGTTCTGAAGCGACATTCGACTCCATACGCGTCTTTTATCGACTAGTTTGGTTTGGACTATTCGCACTCaaaccccgtttttttttttttgctcacacgTGAAGCCACTCACCGCTGTGTTAAACTCCCTGGGCCGGATAGCCAGTGTAGTTGGGTTGCGGCGGTGTAGGAACAGGACCGGTTGGTGTATAGTTGTTCCGGGGATACGGCGCCGCATACGGCTGAGGCTTCATCTGCGGGGTGAAGCGGGTGCGCTCGTAGGAGTACCCGTTACCGGCCGCcgcagcaggcgggggaggaGGATGGGGGGGTCGCCTAATGGGGCTGCGGTCGCGGGCCATGTAGGGCGCTGGGGGAATAGGCCGGCGGTCGTACCCTTCGCCCATCCCAACACGTTCTCTTCCCATCGCTGAAGGTGGgggtggtggcggcggtggtgggATGGCCCCAGGGCGCCTATCGTCGTAGCCCGGGGCGCCATAAGGACGGGCGCGGAATTTCTCATAATAATCCACCACTCCATAGCCATCACGATCACCGTAGCCGCGGTCGTACATTGGCCGcctcggaggaggcggcggtggGGGCGGTGGCGGGTAAGAGGACATGCGCCCCCCGTAGGGAGGCTCGGGATGGAAGcggggaggatgaggagggggaTAGAAGCCTCCTCGACCAGGGGGTGGCGGACCAAAGTCCTCTTCACCCGAAGCCCATGcgggcttactttttgacaactGCACATGAATGTTTTGACCTGGAGGAAGATGGGGAAATGTAGATTAACACTGGGGTGTCACATTTCAACCATGAATTGGGTTTCATCgctaaacacaaaacaaatgcacattATGATAGTGTGTCTCCACATTTAATTTACTCATCTTCGTGTAAAATCTTTCGCTCCAAGTGCAGGTGACCACTAGGTGCCACTGTCAAGTTTGAGTCATTCCAGAAGCCCCAACGAGCGTCACTAGACCTTATCAGGCTTCTCTGGTAGGGAAGACCTATTCTCCGAACTCATGTTTTGACTGCAAACTCTGAAATTTGCTTACCTTGGAAAGTTGTGTTATCCAGGCCTTTTATGGCATCCATGGCTTCGTCAGAGTTGGCCATGTGAACAAACGCAAAATTCTTCACGATAGCGCACTCCGTGACTGAGCCATATTCTTCGAACAGCTCTCTGAGCTCTTTCTCAAAGCCCTTCTCCACATTGGCGATGTGGATCTTGACCGGGCCCTGGTTGTTCCCTCGGCTGGGCTCCACGTTCATAGGTCTACCGTTTAGCTGATAGAGATTGAGCTCGCGGATGGCTTTCGTGGCTGCCTTGCGGTCATCCATGTGCACAAAGGCGTAGTTTTTGTATTTGGCGCATTCTGTTACAGTGCCGTACGGTGTGAACAGTGCCTCGATTTCTTCCCTTCCCGTCTCCTCGGTAAGGTTTCCAATGAACAGCTTCACCATTGTTACACCGCGGTTTGGCCCTACACGTGGAACAGACGACAAAAGTGAACATCTACCTCGAAATAACGAAGACGACGCAGCCCAAAAGACCAccgaataacaataaaaaaagacccaaaaggGAGTTTTACGTGCGAGTACCCGCTAAACAATCCGCTTCGCAAGCCAATGATAATGCTCGCCACAAAGAGGCTCAGATGTTAGCCACTTCCTGATTAGCAATATCCCAACGGTTGCTATTAgcaagctaacattagcatcgCGCTACAATGGAGTGAAATGTGGCCAAAGACTAATTAGTTCCAGATTATTTACTGCTCTTACGTTAAAGGGTTTGGGATATGATACACATTTAACACAGATGATGTTTAAAACGATTAAATAAACCAACCGTACTCTCCAATTGTCTTCGACAGCCCGCGTTACTACCGCGTCGAAACTGCTAGAATACGTAACTCAAAGGCGCACACCGGCGAACGAATGAAGTTCTTAAATCCGATTGGCAGGTCAACGGGTCGCTCAAAATATCTCGCACACGATTGGTCAAACAGCCAGTTTCGCTGTCGACTTGAACGTGCGTCATTTCCGATTTCAGAGTCGCCCGGTGTAGCAAGTTAGCAATGGAACTAATGTAGTCATGAATGTGATTCTGAATCCGACCAACAGTCATTTCAAAAGCGACTTGCAAAGCCGCAATACGTAAAACATACACGCCTGCGTCAACGTTAAATGCACAATTCTCTCACAGCGTGTTATAACAAACATGGCCCTCTCACGTTTACCACTATGATCCTTTGCTGATGGATGGCTTTAAATTCTTTGTAAACATATTATGCCAATGTAGTGTGCAATGAAAAGGTACCGCGTCCTTTGAAATTGGGCATTGCAacagtgcgcgtgtgtgtgtgtatgcgtgagtGAGAGAGACTGGTCAGCAcgctgacctcacagtgcagatgcagggttcgattccggctccggcctccccgtgcctgtgtgagcgcgaatgtgtGCCCTCGTATgcgtgtgccctgagattggctggcaaccagttcagggtgtcccccgcttactgcccgaagacagctgggttaggctgcaGCAGGCCCGAGAACATCGTACGGATTAATGGTACAGTTAATGGATAgagaaatatacacacacacacaaaatagaggggaagaaaaataaattatggAGAAAGTAGGTCGGAGCTGCTGTAAGAGCCAGCCAAAGTTGAAATAAGAATATCACAACGCGTTATTCATATCAATCTGTTCTGGTTCGGTGTTTGAGGGGGgtgtatactgtacagtactttgtattGGTACCTCCGTTTGATGTCCAGGAAAAAGCGCCACAGCTAATTGGGCTTCAAAGAAttctcctgactttttttcccactcagATTTGACTGCTTTTGTGCCAAAATGAGAATGAATTTACTTGTTGCAAATTTAAACTTGCTTCCTACCTTGTAAAATCACACATGATTTTGAACTGTCAAGACCAATCATTAATAGGAACCCAAGGGGTGGAAAAAAGGGTGAGCTTGTCAAACTTTTATACCAAATAATGAAAAGTCCTTTATTGCCATCAGTACACGAATGCTGACAAAATCTGACAAGAGAAGTGAACTGTACAACCATCATACGCGCACACATACAAAGTGCAGCCAGCAGTCTTTCAACAGGACATGAGGGTTACCGATACAGGAGGAAATACAGTACTCACACAATGAGGTATAAATGTACACAAACTCGCACACATGCAACTGAAACAAAACGGTACAAGTGCTCTCTCACACtcttaaaaacacaacacacaggtGAGCAGTAATGCCAAACAAGCAGCATCCGAGTCATCTCGCTGCAACCGCACTCACGTTCGTCTGCCCTCTTAATTAAAACCTTTGGTCATACGGATGCTAGCCTGTTATGCCCAAACACTGCCCGGCAGACTGTGGAAGTTGCGAGCCAGGGAACCAACAACTGCCTTTCTCTTGCTCGACTCGGACATTCAGTGTGTACGTTAGCAGCGATTCTATTGGATGAAACCAATGGCTTTGTAAAGTCCCGTTTCCAACACCCTCCCTTCATGCACAGGACAGGCACCCCCCCCTACTAATGGTTAGCCTAAGTGTCATGCAAGTTAGAAAAATAGACTGCAAACCCACAAGACAGAGAAATCAAAAGTTCATCTCCAGAGTAGGGGTTGATTTCacttccattttttattttgtattttctaaGATGTGGaaatagcaagaaaaaaaaagcgggaaCCAAGACAACAGTAACATGAGCAGAGAGCCACTGCGGGGCCCCCCCAGCTCGGAGTCCACTCGCCCAAACCCAAAACGGACACCCTGTGTTGCGGCCCCCTACGCTTGTGCCAGGCGGGCAATCGCCTGTTCTCGCActtggtttttgtgtgtgttggcatATGTGGCTCTCATCTCATTTGAAGCTGTCCCAGTCCCACAGTTCTTCGCCCCCCACCGGGCCTTGCGCAACGGCAGCATACACCCGCAAGAAGGCGGTCGCCCCTACACGTGCATCCGGGGCCGCGCGCTGCCCGTGGTTTGTCGAGACCGCGGCTGGAAGCTAGCGCTATTTCTCTTTCATGTCTACGGTTGAAGTCTGCAGTTTGTCACATTGAGAAAGGCATCCCGGCCACCACTTTGGGATGTCAAAACGGGTTGTCTGACGCATCACCTCAAACCCCGTCGCTGTTTCAATTAGGATGCCTTGGGATGGGATAAGGCCCCGGGCTGTGTTACGTATTCAGCCCTGCATTTTTTACGTTTCTGTGTTGTCCATTCTATTTGGAATGAGGAAAGTGCCTTGAAATCAGGTCGTTTGGCACCTTACTTTGTGCGCCCTCAACCCCAAGCCACTCCCTCTAGTACTAAATCTTCCTCACTCTAACACTCCCTCAGTCAGTCAATTCTCTCCcagcgacccccccccaaaaaaaaacacacttcccAACTTTCCTcccaagatgaaaacaaaaatcttatttttttcaaattcaaggcACAACATCAATCAATATTCCAGCCTCCGAGTTTGAGCACTGCGACGCATCTGCTTTGTGTGTCACTCGCCAGTTTACACCCTCTCGCGCCCGCACTGCAACGCTGTTGAAAAACGCGTCCGAGACTGCCGAGTCCAAACCAGTGATcaacaatgaaacaaaacaacataagaGAGACGAGATAAACTAGTCC
This window of the Hippocampus zosterae strain Florida chromosome 1, ASM2543408v3, whole genome shotgun sequence genome carries:
- the tifa gene encoding TRAF-interacting protein with FHA domain-containing protein A, with the protein product MSVSQTMETEEDLLTCLRIKFYHPQQQRKGLYSLLPLGNRSKHLADEFVRLGRDAQSCTFALADARVSRKQLALQAYRTADSPDLLFSLQNLSQTVKVSVNGTGLDFLERADLPSKALVRFAEYEILIIREAGEAKQSFEVELEVLSVPPSRETGTMPSTSPIMDTGGSLISHQEVHVPLETDETLMFS
- the LOC127602244 gene encoding RNA-binding protein 4.1-like; this translates as MVKIFVGNLPQEATEEEIQALFTEHGTVTECSIVKNFAFVHMEDRKDATKAIKALHLHKLHGSPINVEASHGKNYGAVKLHVANVERGMDEELRALFEEYGKVTECAIIKNFAFVHMPNSDEAMDAIQGIDNTEFNGKRIHVQISKSRPREEQEEYPPPPDGGGFWPPPFPGNRPEPPPPGFMRGRPMGPGYPAPPLPPPPPRRAMYPERPYEGARGGYGVVDYYEKYRARPYGMGPGGPPPPPPPPPPPPGVTRDRLMNPLDPYEGRPPPPPPPPPSAFYGRDRSPHRRAPNAPVPPAGNGYAYERSRIAPISRVPPYGIPRPRDPYAPRLPPPPPPPPARYAY
- the LOC127602204 gene encoding RNA-binding protein 4B-like, giving the protein MVKLFIGNLTEETGREEIEALFTPYGTVTECAKYKNYAFVHMDDRKAATKAIRELNLYQLNGRPMNVEPSRGNNQGPVKIHIANVEKGFEKELRELFEEYGSVTECAIVKNFAFVHMANSDEAMDAIKGLDNTTFQGQNIHVQLSKSKPAWASGEEDFGPPPPGRGGFYPPPHPPRFHPEPPYGGRMSSYPPPPPPPPPPRRPMYDRGYGDRDGYGVVDYYEKFRARPYGAPGYDDRRPGAIPPPPPPPPPSAMGRERVGMGEGYDRRPIPPAPYMARDRSPIRRPPHPPPPPAAAAGNGYSYERTRFTPQMKPQPYAAPYPRNNYTPTGPVPTPPQPNYTGYPAQGV